The nucleotide sequence CACCCGGTGCGGACGGCCGAGGATCTCCCCCGCGCCCGCGAGGTCGCCCTCGGCGACCAGACGCCGGGTCAGCGTCGAGGAGAACGGCTGACCGCCGCCCGCCTCACCGCACAGCACCAGGTCGACGACCTCGACGTCGAAGTCGTAGACCTTGCCCTGCTCGGCGAGGAACTCGACGTCGCCCGCCGCCTTGTGGCCGAAGCGGAAGTTCGGGCCTTCGACGACCGCCTTGGCGTGCAGCTTGTCGACCAGCACCTTGACCACGAAGTCCGCCGGGGACAGCTTCGAGAACTCCGTGGTGAACGGCAGGATCAGCGAGGCGTCGACGCCCAGTTCCGCCATCAGCTCGGCGCGGCGGTGGTGCGGGGCGAGCAGCGGCGGGTGGCTGCCCGGACGGACGACCTCGCTGGGGTGCGGGTCGAAGGTGACGACGACGGCGGGCACGCCCAGTTCCCGGGCGCGGTCCACGGCGTGCCGGATGATCAGCTGGTGCCCGCGGTGGACCCCGTCGTAGGACCCGATGGTGACGACGCTGCGTCCCCAGTCCTCGGGGATGTCCTCCAAGCCACGCCAGCGCTGCACTGTGACCGCTCCTCGAACCCGTGTCCGTGTCTGTCCTTGCCTGTTACGCAGGACTAAGGGTGCCATGCCGGGTGCTTCCGGCCCGCATCGGCATGGAGGCTGTGACCCGACCCACGTGAGCCGGCCCACGTGACCCGGCCCACGCGCGCGGTGGCTCACACGGGCACCCGTGCGCCCGCCAGGTTCTCGATCGTGCGGCGGGCGGCGGGGCCGACCACTGCCGCCCACTCCCCCGGCGCCTCCGTCAGCCACTCCGTCACCCGGGCCGCGAAGCCCGGGACGTGCCGGGCCAGCTCGACCAGGCCGCGGTCGAGGCGGGTCGCGCCGTCGGGAGTGCGGACGAGGAGCAGGCCAATGCGGTGGACGAGGACGCGCAGGTCCTCGCCACGACGGCCGGCGGCCGCGTGCAGGACGGCGTCCAGGACGGCCGGCTCGCGTTCGTGGGTGAGGAGGTGCTCCAGCAGTTCGTCCCGCAGGAGGCGGGACTCCGGAAGGCCGGGCGCGGCCAGGACGCCGGCGAGTGCGGCCCGCACCTGTTCCGGGCCGCCCGCGTCGAGCATGCCCGTCACCAGCGGCAGGAGGACGGCTCTGGCGGCGGGCCCCTGGTCGAGACGCCGGTCGACATGGTCGGCCACGTGCCCGGCGGCCTCCGGTCGCCGCTCCACCGTCTCCCGGACCAGGGCGGCGACCCGTTCGGCCAGGGCGGGCGTGGTGACGTCGGCGAGTGCGCGCAGGACGGGGGCGGTGTCCGCGCGGCCGGGGCCGCACAGCCGGGCGCGGAAGGCGTCCAGGACCTGCTCGGGGTGGGTGCCCAGCGCGCCGAGCAGAACGCCCGGCGGCAGCTGCGGATCGCCGGCCGTGAACAGCCTGAGGGCGTACGGGAGGTGCCGGGGGCGGGTCTCGGGGTCGCGGACGAGGAGCGCGAGGGCGCCCCCGTGCAGGGCATGGTCGTCGGGGCGGGCGAGCAGGGCCAGGGCCGCCCGGCGCAGCAGCCGGCGGTCGCCCTCCGTCCCCGCGTGCGGGGCGGCGCGCAGGGCGTGGGTCACCGCCGCGGCCCGGCGGGCCGGACGCCCGTCGTGCGACCAGCGGTCGGCGGCCCGGCAGACCGCGGACGTCTCCTCCTCCGCCAGGACGGCGAGCAGCTCGTCGGCGCGGGGATGCGCGCAGTCCACGAGGGCCTCCGTGAGGTCGTCCGGGGCCCGGTGCCGGTGGGTGTGCAGCAGGGCCTGCGCGGCCGTCGCCACGGTGGCGTGCGGGGTGGCGGGCAGCGGCCGCTCGTCGTCGAACCAGTCGGTGAGGTACGGCTGTACGGCGGGGGCGTCGGCGGCGAGCAGCCGGGCGACGGTGTCCAGGTAGCGGGGTGTCCGCCCGTCGTACGGGCCGCCGTCGGCGAGGACCAGGCGGCGCAGGAGGTCGAGGCGGGCGTCGGGCGGCAGCGCCAGTCGCGTCCAGAACGCGGGGCCGAAGTCCACGAACCGGCCGTGCGTGCCCGCGCCTCCGCCGATCAGGTCCGCCAGGAGGCGCAGGACACCCGTGTACGGCGTGGCGTCCGGGACGCGCAGCAGGGTCCCGGTGAGCAGCCGGGCCGCCCACCAGCAGTCCGGGTCGGCGTCCAGGGCATGCATCAACTCGCGCAGCCGCAAAGCGAGTTGATGTGGCCCCTGGTGGCGGGCGAGGAGCAGCAGCGCCTGTGTGACGGGGCCGATCCGGTGGTGCGGGACGGGCAGTGGGCGCCGGCCGTCGCGCGGGCGGCGGCGGTGGACCAGGGCGCGCAGCGCCTCGTCGAGGTCCAGGTGGATGCCCTGGATCCAGTCGGCGAGTTCCTCGTGCGCGAAGCGGTAGCCGCGGCCCGCGGGGACGAGGAGGCCTTCGGCGAGGACGGCGGACGCCCAGCCGGTGCCGCCGCCGAGCCGGGCCGGCGCCTGTCCCCAGGGGAACACCGCCTCGAAGGAGGCCCGGTCCAGTTCGCCCTGTCCCGGCCCGAGGCTGCGGCGGGCGGCCTCGTGCACCTGGCCGGAGACCTTCGCCGCGAGGCGTCGTACGGCGGCGCCGCGCAGCCCGTTCCCCGCGGCCAGGCGGACGGCCACGCGCAGGCACATCAGGTCGAGGTACGCGGAGAAGACGTCGTCCCGGTCCACGGGGACCGGGCTCGGCGGGCCGGGGAGGGCGGCACGGACCTCGGAGAGCAGCCGGAGGGTCAGGGGGTGCCGGTCGTCGGGGGCGGCCAGGGCGGCTTCCGGCAGGGAGTAGCGGGCGCGGGCCTCGCGGGCCTCGTCGGGGCCGAGGTCGCCGACGCGGACGCAGGGCGGCAGCGTGTCCCCGGCCGGGGCGGCGCCGTACAGCAGCTCGGGCGGGAACTCGGCGCCCGCCCGCTCCCAGTACTCGTCCCGGCAGGCCACCACCAGCCGGATCCCCGTCTCCCGGAGCCAGTCGGCCGTGCCCTCGGTCCATTCGGCGAGCCGGTGGGCGAGTACCGGGGGCATCTCCTCGGGCCCGTCGAGGAGGAGCAGCAGGGGGCGCCCGGCGGCCTGCGCGAGGCGGGCGAGCCGCTCGGGCGTGACGTCACCGAGCCCACGGCCCCGCCCGGCGCCGCCCGCCCCCGGTCCTGGCGCCTCCGCCGAGGCGGATGCCCAGCCGGAGTGGGGTCCCGGGGCCGGTTCCTCGGGGATGCCCGCTGCGGCCGGCACCGGGCCGTGGGCGCCGGACGGCGCCGGGCGGGAGGCCGCCACGATGCGGGCCGCGCGGTCCAGGGCACGGCGGGCCGCGTCGGCGAGGGAGCCGTCCCCGTCCCTCAGGTCGGCGCCGCGCAGCCACAGGGTGGGGGCCGGCCGGGCTCCTCGGGCGCGGCGCGCGGCGAGCGCCGCCAGGGCCGTCGTACGGCCGCTTCCGGGGGCTCCCACGAGGGCGAGGACGGTCGCCGGGCCTGCGGCGAACGCCTCGAACTCCCGGGTGAGATCGTGCCGTTCGACCGGCTCGACGGCGGCGGGGCACCAGCCGGGCCCGGTACGGCCGGGGTGTCCCGGGAGCGCCTCGGGCGGGCCGTCCGAAGCGACCGAGGTGGCCGTCAGTGCCAGGAGGCCCGCGAGGTTCAGATCGGCTCCGTACGCGGGCACGGTGGCCGCGTTGCGGGCGAGCAGCTCGGCGAGCGGCCCGTCGGCACAGGCGCCCGCCGCCACCCCGGCCGCCCCGCCGTGATCGGTCCACTCGTCGCAGGGGCCGCCGGGACGCAAGGGGACCGCGAAGCCGGCGTCGCGGTGGCCGGAGCGGAGCGCCGTGCCGAGGACGGCGACGACCGCGCCCGTCCCGGCGTCGAGGACCGGACCTCCCGCCGCGCCCCCGCCCGGCCGCAGCGCGTCCCGGCCCGCCGTGCCGATCGCCAGCTCCAGGGCGTTGCCGAGGGGGTGGAAGCGGTCCCGGGCCGCGTACGTCACGGGGGTACCGGCGAGCACCCGGGCCTCGCGCCAGCAGCCGGCGAGCAGCCGGACGTACCTGCCGGCCTCGACGCCGTCGCGCACGGTCACCGGGAGAGGGTCCACGTCGAGGCCCTCGGTGCGGACGAGCGCAAGGTCGAGTCCGGGGAGGGGGGTCACCGCGGCGGCGGTCACCACGCAGCCGCGGTCACCGCCGTCGCCGTCGGCGCACAGGACGAGCCGGGCCAGGCCGTCGACCGCCTCGTGGCTGGTGATCACCGTGCCGTGGTGGTCGGCGACGAAGCCGGTGCCGCGCGGCCGGCCGGCGAGGTCGCGGACACGGACGAGGCCGGTGTCGCCCAGGGTGTCGAAGGACGCGTCGGGAGTCGGACGGGGAGCGTCCGCGTCCCCCGGGGACACGTCGTGCAGGGACAGGTATTCCGGGGACGCG is from Streptomyces asoensis and encodes:
- a CDS encoding serine protease; this encodes MAGRGPRTPGYGSPGHASPEYLSLHDVSPGDADAPRPTPDASFDTLGDTGLVRVRDLAGRPRGTGFVADHHGTVITSHEAVDGLARLVLCADGDGGDRGCVVTAAAVTPLPGLDLALVRTEGLDVDPLPVTVRDGVEAGRYVRLLAGCWREARVLAGTPVTYAARDRFHPLGNALELAIGTAGRDALRPGGGAAGGPVLDAGTGAVVAVLGTALRSGHRDAGFAVPLRPGGPCDEWTDHGGAAGVAAGACADGPLAELLARNAATVPAYGADLNLAGLLALTATSVASDGPPEALPGHPGRTGPGWCPAAVEPVERHDLTREFEAFAAGPATVLALVGAPGSGRTTALAALAARRARGARPAPTLWLRGADLRDGDGSLADAARRALDRAARIVAASRPAPSGAHGPVPAAAGIPEEPAPGPHSGWASASAEAPGPGAGGAGRGRGLGDVTPERLARLAQAAGRPLLLLLDGPEEMPPVLAHRLAEWTEGTADWLRETGIRLVVACRDEYWERAGAEFPPELLYGAAPAGDTLPPCVRVGDLGPDEAREARARYSLPEAALAAPDDRHPLTLRLLSEVRAALPGPPSPVPVDRDDVFSAYLDLMCLRVAVRLAAGNGLRGAAVRRLAAKVSGQVHEAARRSLGPGQGELDRASFEAVFPWGQAPARLGGGTGWASAVLAEGLLVPAGRGYRFAHEELADWIQGIHLDLDEALRALVHRRRPRDGRRPLPVPHHRIGPVTQALLLLARHQGPHQLALRLRELMHALDADPDCWWAARLLTGTLLRVPDATPYTGVLRLLADLIGGGAGTHGRFVDFGPAFWTRLALPPDARLDLLRRLVLADGGPYDGRTPRYLDTVARLLAADAPAVQPYLTDWFDDERPLPATPHATVATAAQALLHTHRHRAPDDLTEALVDCAHPRADELLAVLAEEETSAVCRAADRWSHDGRPARRAAAVTHALRAAPHAGTEGDRRLLRRAALALLARPDDHALHGGALALLVRDPETRPRHLPYALRLFTAGDPQLPPGVLLGALGTHPEQVLDAFRARLCGPGRADTAPVLRALADVTTPALAERVAALVRETVERRPEAAGHVADHVDRRLDQGPAARAVLLPLVTGMLDAGGPEQVRAALAGVLAAPGLPESRLLRDELLEHLLTHEREPAVLDAVLHAAAGRRGEDLRVLVHRIGLLLVRTPDGATRLDRGLVELARHVPGFAARVTEWLTEAPGEWAAVVGPAARRTIENLAGARVPV
- a CDS encoding bifunctional riboflavin kinase/FAD synthetase, which gives rise to MQRWRGLEDIPEDWGRSVVTIGSYDGVHRGHQLIIRHAVDRARELGVPAVVVTFDPHPSEVVRPGSHPPLLAPHHRRAELMAELGVDASLILPFTTEFSKLSPADFVVKVLVDKLHAKAVVEGPNFRFGHKAAGDVEFLAEQGKVYDFDVEVVDLVLCGEAGGGQPFSSTLTRRLVAEGDLAGAGEILGRPHRVEGVVVRGAQRGRELGFPTANVETLPHTAIPADGVYAGWLHANGEAMPAAISVGTNPQFDGTERTVEAYAIDRVGLDLYGLHVAVDFLAFVRGQAKFDSLEGLLEQMALDVRRCKELVAAQR